In Rhodococcus sp. OK302, one genomic interval encodes:
- a CDS encoding MFS transporter, producing the protein MTDPIMNDAVSANTSKITVTTDLGPRRWWALGAVSLAVLAVGLDGTILSVALPTLADTLHASESDLQWFSSAYFLVLAAAMLPAGLLGDRYGRKKLMLIALSLFAVGSIASAYSTSPTGFLAARVILGLAGAGVIVMAISALTVLFSKEERPKAVGVWAAANFVALPLGPILGGWLLSHYWWGWVFLLNVPVVLIGIVAVTALVPESRAAQRPGLDPIGMASSSTGLVAVTYGLIKAGQDGWTDIAALLSMAAGILVLVGFFQWERRLSRRPDGQPLLDLTLFQSASFMWGVILAAVAVLAMIGGLFTMPQYFQGVLGTDAMGSGIRLLPLIAGLVVGAVPADRLASRLGAKVTVALGFAFLAVGFAFGSFTSADSSGAFVAGWMALVGLGMGLAMSTSASAALTELSEERSGVGSAVLQAVNKVGGPFGTAILGAVLTSGYLSRIDVSALPPDAATMVRESVFGGVSVAERSGSASLLESVRTAFVHGMDTSLLAATGIAVVGFGLALLFLPQGNSHAESR; encoded by the coding sequence ATGACTGACCCGATCATGAATGACGCAGTCTCAGCTAACACCTCAAAAATCACAGTCACAACAGATCTCGGCCCCCGGCGCTGGTGGGCCCTCGGTGCCGTGAGCCTCGCAGTGCTTGCCGTCGGCCTCGACGGAACGATCCTGAGCGTCGCCCTCCCGACACTCGCCGACACCCTCCACGCCTCCGAGTCCGACCTGCAGTGGTTCTCGTCGGCCTACTTTCTCGTACTCGCAGCGGCCATGCTCCCCGCTGGACTTCTCGGCGACCGCTACGGTCGCAAGAAGCTCATGCTCATCGCTTTGTCACTCTTTGCAGTCGGTTCGATCGCTTCCGCGTACTCGACGTCACCAACCGGTTTCCTCGCCGCGCGAGTAATTCTGGGACTGGCCGGAGCCGGGGTAATCGTGATGGCGATTTCCGCGCTCACCGTTCTCTTCAGCAAAGAGGAACGCCCGAAAGCCGTCGGGGTCTGGGCCGCCGCCAACTTCGTCGCACTCCCACTCGGGCCCATTCTGGGAGGTTGGCTTCTTTCCCATTACTGGTGGGGCTGGGTCTTCCTACTCAATGTGCCGGTAGTACTGATCGGGATAGTTGCCGTCACGGCTTTGGTGCCGGAATCCCGTGCAGCGCAACGACCGGGCCTCGATCCGATCGGCATGGCCTCGTCGTCGACAGGGCTGGTGGCGGTGACCTACGGCCTGATCAAAGCCGGACAGGACGGCTGGACCGACATCGCCGCATTGCTCTCCATGGCCGCCGGAATCCTGGTGCTGGTGGGATTCTTCCAGTGGGAACGACGGCTGAGTCGTCGCCCCGACGGACAACCGCTACTGGACCTGACGTTGTTCCAGTCGGCATCATTCATGTGGGGCGTGATCCTGGCTGCCGTTGCAGTGCTTGCGATGATCGGCGGACTGTTCACCATGCCGCAGTACTTCCAGGGCGTACTCGGGACCGACGCGATGGGATCCGGGATCCGGCTACTACCGTTGATCGCCGGTCTCGTGGTGGGCGCCGTTCCTGCAGATCGCCTCGCCTCCAGACTCGGCGCCAAAGTTACCGTCGCACTCGGGTTTGCCTTTCTTGCAGTAGGTTTCGCTTTCGGTTCCTTTACAAGCGCCGACTCGAGTGGCGCGTTTGTTGCCGGATGGATGGCGCTCGTCGGACTCGGAATGGGACTGGCCATGTCGACCTCGGCATCTGCCGCCCTCACTGAACTCTCCGAGGAACGCAGCGGCGTCGGTTCCGCAGTCCTGCAAGCCGTCAACAAAGTGGGAGGCCCCTTCGGCACCGCAATCCTGGGTGCAGTTCTCACGTCCGGCTACTTGTCTCGCATCGATGTCAGCGCGCTACCACCCGACGCGGCGACGATGGTGCGCGAGAGCGTCTTCGGCGGTGTATCCGTTGCGGAACGAAGCGGTTCGGCGTCACTGCTCGAGTCCGTGCGGACCGCGTTTGTCCACGGTATGGATACCTCGCTCCTCGCGGCTACCGGTATCGCGGTGGTCGGGTTCGGTCTGGCTCTACTTTTCCTGCCGCAGGGCAACTCTCATGCCGAATCACGATGA
- a CDS encoding Rieske 2Fe-2S domain-containing protein, producing MAQIREIDVGTVQTRFARGWHCLGLLKTFKDGKPHAIEAFGTKLVVFADTKGDIKVLDGYCRHMGGDLTQGEVKGDSIACPFHDWRWGGNGKCTAIPYARRVPPLARTRAWHTLEQNAQLFVWNDPEGNPPPEDIVIPRIEGAYSDEWTDWTWNSMVIEGSNCREIIDNVVDMAHFYYIHYAFPTYFKNVFEGEVATQYLNTTGRPDIGMASQYGGDSLLRSEAAYYGPSYMVNPLWNSYSGFEVESVLINCHYPISPDSFVLQWGVTVKKPTGLTDEVSDRLAAKFTEGISEGFLQDVVIWKNKTKIENPLLCEEDGPVYQLRRWYEQFYVDKADVTEKMTQRFEFEVDTTKANEAWQLEVEENLARQKAEKEAAEAAAKNEAEV from the coding sequence ATGGCGCAAATTCGCGAGATCGACGTGGGAACGGTACAGACCCGTTTCGCCCGCGGGTGGCATTGCCTGGGTCTTCTGAAGACCTTCAAAGACGGCAAACCGCACGCGATCGAGGCTTTCGGTACCAAGCTCGTAGTGTTCGCAGACACCAAGGGCGACATCAAGGTCCTTGACGGTTACTGCCGCCACATGGGCGGTGACCTCACACAAGGCGAGGTCAAGGGCGATTCCATCGCTTGCCCGTTCCACGACTGGCGCTGGGGCGGCAACGGAAAGTGCACCGCGATTCCCTACGCACGTCGTGTCCCCCCGCTCGCTCGCACGCGCGCTTGGCACACCCTCGAGCAGAACGCTCAGCTCTTCGTCTGGAATGACCCCGAGGGCAATCCCCCGCCCGAGGACATCGTCATCCCGCGTATCGAAGGCGCCTACAGCGACGAGTGGACCGACTGGACCTGGAACTCCATGGTCATCGAAGGCTCCAACTGCCGCGAGATCATCGACAACGTCGTGGACATGGCGCATTTCTACTACATCCACTACGCCTTCCCGACCTACTTCAAGAACGTTTTCGAAGGTGAAGTCGCAACCCAGTACCTCAACACCACGGGACGCCCCGACATCGGAATGGCGTCGCAGTACGGCGGAGACTCCCTGCTTCGGTCCGAGGCCGCGTATTACGGACCGTCGTACATGGTCAACCCCCTGTGGAACAGCTACAGCGGGTTCGAGGTCGAGAGCGTTCTCATCAATTGCCACTACCCGATCAGCCCGGACTCCTTCGTGCTGCAGTGGGGTGTGACAGTCAAGAAGCCCACGGGCCTCACAGACGAGGTCTCCGACAGGCTGGCTGCCAAGTTCACCGAGGGCATCAGTGAAGGTTTCCTCCAGGACGTCGTGATCTGGAAGAACAAGACCAAGATCGAAAACCCGTTGCTCTGTGAGGAAGACGGCCCGGTCTACCAGCTTCGACGCTGGTACGAGCAGTTCTACGTCGATAAGGCTGACGTCACCGAGAAGATGACGCAGCGCTTCGAGTTCGAGGTCGACACCACCAAGGCCAACGAAGCCTGGCAGCTCGAGGTCGAAGAAAACCTCGCACGCCAGAAGGCCGAGAAGGAAGCCGCCGAAGCCGCGGCAAAGAACGAAGCAGAGGTTTAA